ATTATTACACAAACTTTTATTGTTTTGATGGATGGAAGCAATCTCCTAGAAAAAGAGAATTTGACGAATATGCTAAAAAATTAGCTGAAAAAAGAGGAGACATGCCCTTTTACAACCCAGATATAGGTGTTCCCCTGGGTCAAAGAAAATTAATGAGCTATAAAATCTCTGGAACGGATACTTTTGTAGAAGGGGATGATTTACACTTCTGTAACAATGCAGCCATTCAACAACTGGCGGATGATATTAAAAGAACAGTGATTGTTGGAATGGATACTGGTCATGCCGTTCTTGAAAAAAGACTGGGTGTGGAAGTAACTCCAGAAACAATTAATGAGTACATGGAAACTATTAATCATGCACTGCCGGGTGGTGCTGTAGTTCAGGAACACATGGTGGAAGTTCATCCCGGACTGGCCGGGGATTGTTATGCTAAAATTTTCACTGGTGATGATGAGCTTGCTGATGAACTGGATAAGCGAGTTTTAATTGATATAAACAAAGAGTTTCCTGAAGAACAGGCCGCTATGTTGAAAAAATACATTGGTAATAAGACTTATCAGGTAAGCAGAGTTCCTACTCTGGTTGTTAGATGTTGTGATGGTGGTACAGTTTCTCGATGGTCTGCCATGCAGATCGGGATGAGTTTCATAGCCGCTTATAAATTATGTGCTGGTGAAGCAGCTATTGCTGATTTTTCTTATGCTGCAAAACACGCAGATGTAATTGAAATGGGTTCCTTCCTTCCTTCAAGACGTGCCAGAGGACCAAATGAACCTGGTGGAATTTCATTTGGTACTTTTGCTGATATGGTGCAAACTTCCCGGGTTTCTAAGGATCCTGCAGAAGTCACCCTTG
The nucleotide sequence above comes from Methanobacteriales archaeon HGW-Methanobacteriales-1. Encoded proteins:
- the mcrA gene encoding coenzyme-B sulfoethylthiotransferase subunit alpha produces the protein MDKDKRLFLKALNSKFDGDNQKDYYTNFYCFDGWKQSPRKREFDEYAKKLAEKRGDMPFYNPDIGVPLGQRKLMSYKISGTDTFVEGDDLHFCNNAAIQQLADDIKRTVIVGMDTGHAVLEKRLGVEVTPETINEYMETINHALPGGAVVQEHMVEVHPGLAGDCYAKIFTGDDELADELDKRVLIDINKEFPEEQAAMLKKYIGNKTYQVSRVPTLVVRCCDGGTVSRWSAMQIGMSFIAAYKLCAGEAAIADFSYAAKHADVIEMGSFLPSRRARGPNEPGGISFGTFADMVQTSRVSKDPAEVTLEVIAGAAVLYDQIWLGSYMSGGVGFTQYASATYTDDILDDFIYYGMEYVEDNYGICEAEPSMEVVRDISTEVTMYGLEQYEYPTLLEDHFGGSQRASVVSAAAGASTAFATGNANAGVNGWYLSMIMHKECHSRLGFYGYDLQDQCGASNSLSIRSDEGLIHELRGPNYPNYAMNVGHQPEYAGIAQAPHAARGDAFCLNPLIKVAFADDNLSFDFKWPRKSIAKGALREFMPDGERDLIIPASK